The Helicobacter ganmani nucleotide sequence ATAAAAAATATAGGCAAGAAGCAAGAGAGAATTTCAACAGTTTTAAAGATAATGGGCAAATCGCCTTTATCACCTTTCACCAAAGCTTCTCTTATGAGGAGTTTGTAGAAGGGATAAAGCCTGTTGTTGATGATTCTTCCAAAAATATGACTTATGAAGTGCAAAATGGAATCTTTAAAGAGATTTGCCAAAGGGCATTAACAAATTATCAAAAACACAAGGAATCTAGCAATGAATCTGAAAATAGACAAGTCAATACTCAAGAACTATTCCAAACTTATGCTTTCTCGCTAAAACAGGTTTTAGATGAGGGGAAAGAACTTGATTTTTATAAAAAAATGAAAATTTACTCCATTAATCTTAAGGAAAATGGGGAGATAAAATCTATAAGTATTGGGACAAGTGCGGAATCAAATTCTATGCAAAGTTTGACTAAAGAAATTATTTTAAGAGATTATCCAAAATTCAAAAGCGGAGATATAAAAAGTTATAAAGATATTAAACCGACTTATGAATCACAATCACAATGGCACGGGAACGCTATTTATTATTTTGAATTATATAAAAAGCTTCAAGAATTTGAAAAGACAGAGTATAAAAAGCAGGATTCTAAGTCTGTGGAAAAAGTCCCACTTAAGCCCTATATCCTCATTATCGATGAGATTAATCGCGGGAATATTAGCAAGATTTTAGGGGAGCTTATCACGCTTATTGAACCAAGCAAAAGAATTGGAAATGATGAGGAGCTAAGGGTAACCCTACCTTATAGCCAAGAGATATTTGGTGTGCCTAGCAATCTCTACATTATCGGCACAATGAATACAGCAGATAGAAGCATTGCTTTACTTGATACTGCGTTGCGTAGGAGATTTGAATTTAGCGAGATGATGCCAGATTGTGAAGTGCTCAAAAGTATTTGGTTAGTGAAAGATACAGAGGATAAAAGAGACAAAGAAAACGATTTGCAAGATACTAATTTGCATATTGATGAATATCAAGTGCTAGAATCTAAAATTTTATTTAATATTCTAAAAACCCTTAATCATCGCATAGAATTTTTGCTTGATAGGGAGCATACGATAGGACACGCATTTTTCTTTGAGAAAGCAAAATACTTTGAAAATAAAGAATATTCTTGGTATGAATTAAGTTTAAATGATTTAAAAACAATTTTTGCTAAAAAGATTATCCCTCTTTTGCAAGAATATTTCTATGAGGATTATGCTAAGATTGACGCAGTGCTTAATGGCAATGGAATGATAAAATCTAAGAGTATGCAGGATTTAAATGT carries:
- a CDS encoding McrB family protein, whose protein sequence is MTSDEKIFKEFQERWSLEKVKNMTLEEYTGLGGTNRDDFTYWIESKLDKLGSIWGGSGFKFGIYKRNAKDIKENGQGFIYTKDYAWLKKYGETKDEAFAKVKSYIIKIIELSQQNQLDKIDKIDLGHSYKWKIAFHYQDIKDMKIVCIFSENVLQKIAKGENLGEKLSTAQIYEKLLGDKTYTLETVIQEKSMPLWQKYLKDSQKIEENQMQNNPNTQAQNTIPLNQILYGPPGTGKTYETINKALEILANEKYKDSLELEKRDKILQILKELGAAPSNKKYRQEARENFNSFKDNGQIAFITFHQSFSYEEFVEGIKPVVDDSSKNMTYEVQNGIFKEICQRALTNYQKHKESSNESENRQVNTQELFQTYAFSLKQVLDEGKELDFYKKMKIYSINLKENGEIKSISIGTSAESNSMQSLTKEIILRDYPKFKSGDIKSYKDIKPTYESQSQWHGNAIYYFELYKKLQEFEKTEYKKQDSKSVEKVPLKPYILIIDEINRGNISKILGELITLIEPSKRIGNDEELRVTLPYSQEIFGVPSNLYIIGTMNTADRSIALLDTALRRRFEFSEMMPDCEVLKSIWLVKDTEDKRDKENDLQDTNLHIDEYQVLESKILFNILKTLNHRIEFLLDREHTIGHAFFFEKAKYFENKEYSWYELSLNDLKTIFAKKIIPLLQEYFYEDYAKIDAVLNGNGMIKSKSMQDLNVSLSNEFVDSEKKIYEIVPLEDGIWGNPQTYIKIYKTNQQ